One Saccharopolyspora erythraea NRRL 2338 genomic region harbors:
- a CDS encoding sulfite oxidase, translated as MDARLPEVSFPARLAEPGEGIGMDELALAARNHGMPLEALRYDVTPTGLHYLLTHYDIPVVDPDRWRLAVGGVVTRSLELDLAGLRSRPARTVRVTMECAGNGRARLLPRPVSQPWLVEAVGTAEWTGVPLREVLTEAGVGPAAVEVVFTGADHGVERGAEQDYQRSLPLAEAFGADVLLAYEMNGAPLPPQHGSPVRLVVPGWYGMAHVKWLREITVADQPFTGFQNAVAYRLRREPGEQGEPVTLIEPRALLVPPGFPDFMSRTRVVRQGAVGLTGRAWSGRAPVERVEISTDDGHTWTDADLGPHPHPWAWRPWTASWRATPGRHVLVARATDATGRTQPADQTWNAGGFANNAVQRVPVLCDG; from the coding sequence GTGGACGCGCGGCTGCCGGAGGTCAGCTTCCCCGCGCGGCTGGCCGAACCCGGCGAGGGGATCGGCATGGACGAGTTGGCGCTCGCGGCGCGCAACCACGGCATGCCGCTGGAAGCCCTGCGCTACGACGTCACGCCGACCGGCCTGCACTACCTGCTGACCCACTACGACATCCCGGTCGTCGATCCGGACCGCTGGCGGCTGGCCGTCGGCGGCGTGGTGACGCGGTCGCTGGAACTGGACCTGGCCGGTCTGCGTTCGCGGCCCGCCCGGACCGTGCGGGTGACCATGGAGTGCGCGGGCAACGGCCGCGCCCGCCTGCTGCCCCGGCCGGTCAGCCAGCCGTGGCTGGTCGAGGCCGTGGGCACCGCCGAGTGGACCGGAGTCCCGTTGCGCGAGGTCCTGACCGAGGCGGGCGTCGGCCCGGCCGCGGTGGAGGTCGTGTTCACCGGCGCGGACCACGGCGTCGAACGCGGCGCGGAGCAGGATTACCAGCGGTCGCTGCCGCTGGCCGAGGCGTTCGGCGCGGACGTCCTGCTCGCCTACGAGATGAACGGCGCTCCCCTGCCGCCCCAGCACGGCAGCCCCGTTCGGCTCGTGGTCCCCGGCTGGTACGGCATGGCCCACGTCAAGTGGCTTCGCGAGATCACCGTCGCCGACCAGCCGTTCACCGGCTTCCAGAACGCGGTCGCCTACCGCTTGCGCCGCGAACCCGGCGAGCAGGGCGAGCCGGTCACCCTGATCGAGCCCAGGGCGCTGCTCGTCCCGCCGGGCTTTCCCGACTTCATGTCCCGGACGCGGGTGGTGCGGCAGGGAGCCGTCGGCCTCACCGGCCGCGCCTGGTCCGGCAGGGCCCCCGTCGAGCGCGTCGAGATCAGCACCGACGACGGCCACACGTGGACCGACGCCGACCTCGGACCGCACCCGCACCCGTGGGCGTGGCGGCCATGGACGGCGAGCTGGCGCGCCACACCCGGCAGGCACGTCCTGGTCGCCCGCGCGACCGACGCGACCGGCCGGACCCAGCCTGCCGACCAGACGTGGAACGCAGGCGGGTTCGCCAACAACGCGGTCCAGCGAGTCCCGGTGCTCTGCGACGGTTGA
- a CDS encoding fumarate reductase/succinate dehydrogenase flavoprotein subunit, with product MVEIERHDYDVVVIGAGGAGLRAAIETRSQGLRTAVVCKSLFGKAHTVMAEGGIAASMGNVNSRDNWQVHFRDTMRGGKFLNNWRMAELHAKEAPDRVWELETYGALFDRTEDGRISQRNFGGHEYPRLAHVGDRTGLELIRTLQQKIVSLQQEDKAEFGDYEARLKVFQECTVTELLKESGRIAGAFGYWRESGRFVQFRAPAVVLATGGIGKSFKVTSNSWEYTGDGHALALRAGASLINMEFVQFHPTGMVWPPSVKGILVTESVRGDGGVLRNSEGSRFMFDYIPEVFKDNYADSEEEADRWYGDPDSNRRPPELLPRDEVARAINSEVKEGRGSEHGGVFLDVSSRLSAEEITRRLPSMHHQFKELADVDITAEPMEVGPTCHYVMGGVEVEPDTAQSRVPGLFAAGEVAGGMHGSNRLGGNSLSDLLVFGRRAGLGATKYLEGLESRPAVRESEVDDAAQRAQIPFEPGDGAENPYGLHSELQQVMNDLVGIIRKGEEMQTALEKLRELKRRAKNLAVEGNRQFNPGWHLALDLSNMLLVSECVAAAAVLRTESRGGHTRDDHPGMDPRWRGVVLSCSLFDGGVEVTEQRQPPMRDDLLSLFKVEELRKYFPEDELP from the coding sequence ATGGTTGAGATCGAGCGGCATGATTACGACGTCGTCGTGATCGGGGCCGGTGGCGCCGGACTGCGCGCGGCCATCGAGACCCGTTCGCAGGGTCTGCGGACGGCAGTGGTGTGCAAGTCGCTGTTCGGCAAGGCCCACACCGTCATGGCCGAGGGCGGCATCGCGGCGTCGATGGGCAACGTGAACTCCCGTGACAACTGGCAGGTGCACTTCCGCGACACCATGCGGGGCGGGAAGTTCCTGAACAACTGGCGGATGGCCGAGCTGCACGCGAAGGAGGCCCCGGACCGGGTCTGGGAGCTGGAGACCTACGGCGCGCTGTTCGACCGCACCGAGGACGGCCGGATCAGCCAGCGCAACTTCGGCGGCCACGAGTACCCGCGGCTGGCCCACGTCGGCGACCGGACCGGCCTGGAGCTGATCCGCACGCTGCAGCAGAAGATCGTCTCGCTGCAGCAGGAGGACAAGGCCGAGTTCGGCGACTACGAGGCCCGGCTGAAGGTCTTCCAGGAGTGCACGGTCACCGAGTTGCTCAAGGAGTCCGGCCGGATCGCCGGCGCCTTCGGCTACTGGCGCGAGTCGGGTCGGTTCGTGCAGTTCCGGGCGCCCGCGGTCGTGCTGGCCACGGGCGGCATCGGCAAGTCCTTCAAGGTCACCTCGAACTCGTGGGAGTACACCGGCGACGGCCACGCGCTCGCGCTGCGGGCGGGGGCCTCGCTGATCAACATGGAGTTCGTCCAGTTCCACCCCACGGGCATGGTCTGGCCGCCCAGCGTGAAGGGCATCCTGGTCACCGAGTCGGTGCGCGGTGACGGCGGTGTGCTGCGCAACTCCGAGGGCAGCCGGTTCATGTTCGACTACATCCCAGAGGTGTTCAAGGACAACTACGCCGACAGCGAGGAGGAGGCGGACCGCTGGTACGGCGACCCCGACAGCAACCGGCGCCCGCCCGAGCTGCTGCCTCGCGACGAGGTCGCCCGCGCGATCAACAGCGAGGTCAAGGAGGGCAGGGGCTCCGAGCACGGCGGCGTCTTCCTCGACGTGTCCAGCAGGCTGTCGGCCGAGGAGATCACCCGGCGGCTGCCGTCGATGCACCACCAGTTCAAGGAGCTGGCCGACGTCGACATCACCGCCGAGCCGATGGAGGTCGGCCCGACCTGCCACTACGTGATGGGCGGCGTGGAGGTCGAACCGGACACCGCGCAGTCGCGGGTGCCGGGCCTGTTCGCGGCGGGTGAGGTCGCCGGCGGCATGCACGGCTCCAACCGGCTCGGCGGCAACTCGCTGTCGGACCTGCTGGTGTTCGGCCGCCGCGCCGGGCTCGGCGCGACGAAGTACCTGGAGGGCCTGGAAAGCCGCCCGGCGGTCCGGGAGTCCGAAGTGGACGACGCCGCGCAGCGCGCGCAGATCCCCTTCGAACCCGGCGACGGCGCCGAGAACCCCTACGGCCTGCACTCCGAACTTCAGCAGGTGATGAACGACCTCGTCGGCATCATCCGCAAGGGCGAGGAGATGCAGACCGCGCTGGAGAAGCTGCGCGAGCTCAAGCGGCGCGCGAAGAACCTGGCGGTGGAGGGCAACCGGCAGTTCAACCCGGGCTGGCACCTGGCGCTGGACCTGAGCAACATGCTGCTGGTCAGCGAGTGCGTGGCCGCCGCGGCGGTGCTGCGCACCGAGAGCCGCGGCGGGCACACCCGCGACGACCACCCGGGGATGGACCCGCGGTGGCGCGGCGTCGTGCTGTCGTGCTCGTTGTTCGACGGCGGCGTCGAGGTGACCGAGCAGCGGCAGCCGCCGATGCGGGACGACCTGCTCTCCCTGTTCAAAGTGGAAGAACTGCGCAAGTACTTCCCCGAAGACGAATTGCCGTGA
- a CDS encoding succinate dehydrogenase/fumarate reductase iron-sulfur subunit → MGYQAHFRVWRGDAGGGDLGDYTVEVNEGEVVLDIIHRIQATQAPDLAVRWNCKAGKCGSCSAEINGRPGLMCMKRMSTFSEDETVTVTPMRTFPVVKDLVCDVSYNYAKAREVPAFRPPEGLEPGEYRMQQVDVQRSQEFRKCIECFLCQNTCHVIRDHEDNKQAFSGPRFLMRVAELDMHPLDTHEEAGGHRAAEARGDHGLGLCNITKCCTEVCPEHIQITDNALIPLKERVADHRYDPILRLFRKNKD, encoded by the coding sequence ATGGGCTACCAGGCGCACTTCCGGGTGTGGCGCGGTGATGCCGGAGGAGGCGATCTGGGCGACTACACCGTCGAGGTCAACGAGGGTGAGGTCGTGCTCGACATCATCCACCGCATCCAGGCCACGCAGGCACCGGACCTGGCGGTGCGGTGGAACTGCAAGGCGGGCAAGTGCGGCTCCTGCTCGGCGGAGATCAACGGCCGGCCGGGGCTGATGTGCATGAAGCGGATGTCGACCTTCAGCGAGGACGAGACCGTCACCGTGACGCCGATGCGCACGTTCCCGGTGGTCAAGGACCTCGTGTGCGACGTCTCGTACAACTACGCCAAGGCGCGCGAGGTCCCGGCGTTCCGGCCGCCGGAGGGGCTGGAGCCGGGCGAGTACCGCATGCAGCAGGTCGACGTGCAGCGCTCGCAGGAGTTCCGCAAGTGCATCGAGTGCTTCCTGTGCCAGAACACCTGCCACGTCATCCGCGACCACGAGGACAACAAGCAGGCGTTCTCCGGGCCCCGCTTCCTCATGCGCGTCGCCGAGCTGGACATGCACCCGCTCGACACCCACGAGGAGGCCGGCGGCCACCGCGCCGCCGAAGCCCGCGGCGACCACGGCCTCGGCCTGTGCAACATCACCAAGTGCTGCACCGAGGTCTGCCCCGAGCACATCCAGATCACCGACAACGCCCTCATCCCCCTCAAGGAGCGCGTCGCCGACCACCGCTACGACCCCATCCTGAGGCTGTTCCGGAAGAACAAGGACTGA
- a CDS encoding DUF3558 domain-containing protein yields MVRVEVFNRSAVLGAGVVLIGLLGACSGGGSSAPQTSEMPPAPQVAPGPAVADPKDAAAAAGCGLLSDAAAAAIGLKTPGEVEVNDVQPGGPEGCTWELQGPFGSNVNLTPFTDRSLKEYYDNRSTFSDFQELTIAGHPAVRANQGNPASDGYCGVFLATKQGQVLSSISSVSRDSGVEPCGLAQKALEASVPSLPAAK; encoded by the coding sequence ATGGTGAGGGTGGAAGTGTTCAATCGTAGTGCCGTACTCGGAGCGGGCGTCGTGTTGATCGGCTTGCTCGGTGCGTGTTCGGGGGGCGGGAGCAGCGCCCCGCAGACCAGCGAGATGCCGCCCGCTCCCCAGGTGGCCCCTGGCCCGGCAGTAGCCGACCCGAAGGATGCCGCCGCGGCCGCCGGGTGCGGTCTCCTCTCGGACGCGGCTGCCGCTGCGATCGGATTGAAGACGCCCGGCGAGGTTGAAGTGAACGATGTCCAGCCGGGTGGGCCCGAAGGTTGCACTTGGGAGCTTCAGGGGCCTTTCGGTAGCAACGTGAACCTGACGCCGTTCACTGATCGTTCGCTCAAGGAGTACTACGACAACAGGTCGACGTTCTCTGACTTCCAAGAGCTTACTATTGCAGGACATCCGGCTGTCCGTGCTAATCAGGGCAATCCTGCAAGCGACGGTTACTGCGGGGTGTTCCTCGCGACGAAGCAGGGACAGGTGCTCTCCTCGATCTCGAGCGTCAGCAGGGACAGCGGGGTGGAGCCGTGCGGCCTGGCGCAGAAGGCACTTGAAGCATCTGTGCCATCGCTGCCAGCGGCGAAGTAA
- a CDS encoding ESX secretion-associated protein EspG, translating to MAARTLSLPPLAAMYLCRRMDANLHPMLRVGRLPIEATEDDQRRAHEAGKQQLVERGLLEYDDLHPFLDDALHLLARPPLAVGLAVQRQQGEDFNAVLVEHGRSTVQAYQADGATAGELKDIVLSRHEYGGPAGNAVALLGRITPGHGASVSLLSDQLEQAGKRMQAGAPGLAGALGASGVKHAEAKALATAFTAKRTLDGVITVRAYDQKVRRMRKLPVNLQFFATDEGCYLAQKKPGPDGREWFTLAPADGRKLAAKVEEMIKNLRTARV from the coding sequence GTGGCGGCGAGGACGCTCTCGCTGCCACCGCTGGCCGCGATGTACCTGTGCCGGCGCATGGACGCCAACCTCCATCCGATGCTGCGGGTGGGCCGGCTGCCGATCGAGGCGACCGAGGACGACCAGCGCCGCGCGCACGAGGCCGGCAAGCAGCAGCTGGTCGAGCGCGGCCTGCTGGAGTACGACGACCTGCACCCGTTCCTCGACGACGCGCTGCACCTGCTAGCCCGGCCGCCGCTGGCGGTCGGGTTGGCGGTGCAGCGCCAGCAGGGCGAGGACTTCAACGCGGTGCTGGTCGAGCACGGGCGCAGCACCGTGCAGGCCTACCAGGCCGACGGGGCCACCGCGGGCGAGCTGAAGGACATCGTCCTGAGCAGGCACGAGTACGGCGGGCCCGCGGGCAACGCGGTCGCGTTGCTCGGCAGGATCACGCCGGGCCACGGCGCTTCGGTAAGCCTGCTCAGCGACCAGCTCGAGCAGGCGGGCAAGCGGATGCAGGCGGGCGCGCCGGGACTGGCCGGCGCGCTCGGCGCCAGCGGCGTCAAGCACGCCGAAGCCAAGGCGCTGGCAACGGCTTTCACCGCCAAGCGCACGCTCGACGGCGTGATCACCGTCCGAGCTTACGACCAGAAGGTCCGGCGGATGCGCAAGCTGCCGGTCAACCTCCAGTTCTTCGCCACCGACGAGGGCTGCTACCTGGCGCAGAAGAAGCCCGGCCCTGACGGCCGCGAGTGGTTCACCCTCGCGCCCGCCGACGGCCGCAAGCTGGCAGCCAAGGTGGAGGAGATGATCAAGAACCTGCGCACCGCCCGCGTCTGA